A single region of the Amphiura filiformis chromosome 7, Afil_fr2py, whole genome shotgun sequence genome encodes:
- the LOC140156797 gene encoding uncharacterized protein translates to MDLPNSNHMESPALNARGRARKPNFTNEEIDCLLELVNQSREVLLSNNHKAHGVRTKQVIWQQIAADVTLNGDRLCQRDAIDVRQKWKDLLRAANRDYRAIDAARKNNEEMPVVSPYSNRVILIKTGTPIFNDPCEDNQDIHGASFFTAISLKREPGAIEDGDTSQIPSASGWNHHNHDRGTSNFNNKEIRCLVTLYDKHKMILQDDTNDVASKAQKSDIWRTIAKTISEKGTDRTASECHKKWQKFLYQAKKEEQMEDEKDESGCSFSKSHFTDLILRVNRTEEQVVETCELGDEFWDSLEDTTVGIDDNSMEFTDLIDGEDSVDNVCDVKIESTCITENGDLDGIMESPHENGEGQISGSSSAHIPIANSVQSRPLKMTLSPRTSRPDLLHARKRKRPLSSVSRLNPFQSTRNHNPSPSNPPRPLNHYRERLELENRRLRLEVEKLELENSLIRTQQEKMELEKDKLRCEIEKIEEEKQKVNMDKELVAMNIRVLSQKCHNCDSNIDIKVELD, encoded by the exons ATGGATCTACCCAATTCTAATCACATGGAGTCACCAGCCCTAAATGCCCGCGGTAGAGCTCGTAAACCAAACTTCACCAATGAGGAAATAGACTGTCTCCTTGAGCTAGTCAACCAAAGTCGTGAGGTTCTACTGAGTAATAACCACAAGGCCCATGGTGTGAGGACAAAGCAGGTGATATGGCAACAGATTGCTGCTGATGTGACTCTCAATGGTGATAGACTATGTCAGAGGGATGCTATTGATGTACGACAGAAATGGAAAGATTTACTG CGTGCGGCAAATAGAGACTATAGAGCAATAGATGCTGCCCGTAAAAATAATGAAGAAATGCCAGTAGTATCACCCTACAGTAACAGGGTGATCCTAATAAAGACTGGTACCCCAATATTCAACGACCCATGTGAGGATAATCAGGACATCCATGGTGCAAGCTTCTTTACTGCAATATCACTTAAAAGAGAACCTGGTGCTATAGAGGATGGTGATACCAGTCAGATACCTTCAGCATCAG GTTGGAATCACCATAATCATGACAGAGGCACATCTAACTTTAACAACAAAGAGATCAGATGTCTAGTAACACTGTATGACAAACACAAAATGATCCTTCAGGATGATACAAATGACGTCGCATCAAAAGCACAAAAATCTGACATTTGGAGGACCATTGCTAAAACTATCAGTGAAAAAGGGACTGACAGAACTGCTTCTGAGTGtcacaaaaaatggcaaaaatttttaTACCAGGCAAAGAAAGAAGAACAAATGGAAGATGAAAAAGATGAGAGTGGATGTTCATTTTCCAAATCCCATTTCACGGACCTGATTTTGAGAGTGAACAGGACGGAAGAACAGGTTGTTGAGACTTGTGAACTTGGTGATGAGTTTTGGGATAGTTTGGAGGATACTACGGTTGGAATTGATGATAACAGTATGGAATTCACTGATTTAATAGATGGTGAAGATTCTGTAGACAATGTGTGCGATGTAAAGATTGAGAGTACATGTATAACTGAGAATGGTGATCTAGATGGCATAATGGAATCACCTCATGAAAATG GTGAGGGACAAATATCCGGTTCATCCTCAGCTCATATACCGATAGCTAATTCTGTCCAATCAAGACCACTGAAGATGACTCTATCACCCAGAACATCTCGACCGGACTTACTACATGCACGTAAGAGAAAGCGCCCTCTTTCATCAGTATCTCGGCTTAACCCATTCCAATCAACCAGAAACCACAACCCAAGTCCAAGCAACCCACCCAGGCCTCTTAATCACTACAGAGAAAGACTAGAATTGGAAAATCGACGGCTGAGATTGGAGGTAGAGAAACTTGAACTGGAAAATTCCTTAATAAGAACACAGCAGGAGAAAATGGAATTAGAAAAGGACAAACTACGATGTGAAATTGAAAAGATTGAAGAAGAGAAACAGAAAGTGAACATGGATAAAGAGTTAGTGGCAATGAATATTAGAGTGTTAAGTCAAAAGTGTCATAATTGTGACAGCAATATTGATATTAAGGTTGAACTGGATTGA